One region of Halomonas huangheensis genomic DNA includes:
- a CDS encoding NADPH:quinone reductase, producing MVKRVQFSHTGGSEVLELAEVAVAEPGAGEVRITNHAIGLNFIDIYFRSGLYPAPSLPSGLGTEGAGVVDAVGSGVTHLKPGDRVAYAQGPLGAYAEQHVLPADKVVILPEGIGFDTAAGSMLKGLTVQYLLRQTYPLQGGETILFHAAAGGVGSIACQWAKALGVKLIGTVSSEEKAQLAKRNGAWATIDYSREDVVEKVRELTDGQMVDVVYDSVGKDTWLTSLDCLKPRGLMVSFGNASGPVDGVNLGILNQKGSLFATRPSLNGYADTPERLQAMAAELFEMIESGKVKIDIAQRYPFAEAGAAQDAVASRKTTGSTILLP from the coding sequence ATGGTCAAGAGAGTCCAGTTTTCCCACACCGGCGGCTCCGAAGTGCTGGAACTGGCCGAGGTCGCAGTTGCTGAACCCGGCGCGGGCGAAGTCAGAATCACTAATCATGCCATCGGGTTGAACTTCATCGATATTTATTTTCGTAGCGGTCTGTATCCGGCTCCCTCGTTGCCCTCTGGATTGGGCACTGAAGGTGCGGGAGTGGTCGATGCGGTGGGCTCAGGGGTGACTCATCTCAAACCGGGGGATCGTGTGGCCTATGCTCAGGGGCCGTTGGGCGCCTACGCCGAACAGCATGTGCTGCCGGCCGATAAGGTTGTGATCCTGCCTGAAGGCATCGGTTTCGATACCGCTGCGGGCTCAATGCTCAAGGGCCTGACCGTGCAGTATCTGTTGCGCCAGACGTACCCGTTGCAGGGCGGCGAGACCATTCTCTTTCATGCCGCGGCGGGAGGAGTAGGCTCCATTGCCTGCCAGTGGGCGAAGGCGTTGGGTGTCAAACTGATCGGTACCGTCAGTTCCGAAGAGAAGGCTCAACTGGCGAAGCGCAACGGCGCCTGGGCGACCATCGATTACAGCCGCGAGGATGTGGTCGAAAAGGTGCGCGAGTTGACTGATGGCCAGATGGTCGACGTGGTGTATGACTCGGTGGGCAAGGATACCTGGCTTACCTCGCTGGACTGCCTCAAGCCGCGTGGACTGATGGTCAGCTTCGGTAATGCCTCGGGGCCGGTGGATGGCGTCAATCTCGGTATTCTCAATCAGAAGGGCTCGCTTTTCGCCACGCGCCCCAGCCTCAATGGCTATGCGGATACTCCCGAGCGACTGCAGGCGATGGCCGCTGAGCTGTTCGAGATGATCGAGAGCGGTAAGGTCAAGATCGATATTGCGCAACGTTACCCGTTTGCCGAAGCGGGCGCGGCGCAGGATGCTGTGGCCTCACGCAAGACTACCGGCTCAACGATTCTATTGCCCTGA
- a CDS encoding glycerophosphodiester phosphodiesterase family protein: MALPRVDLPRLMAHRGLSAHAPENTLAAIRAAHAAGFEWVELDVQLLGDGTPVIWHDPGMRRCSDGRGKLSKLRLEQAREFDVGAWFADGFRGERMATLDETLAVMAELGMGLNLELKVARGRDPEALAESAIPRLLEALPYERRLVSSFSPAALEHSRSLADASSLALGVLCESLPRGWQAQVDAIQAYSIHCDWKRLKEKRARQISEAGIALLCYTANDPLAFKSRWDWGVAGVISDDPGRFIAAGISQQ; the protein is encoded by the coding sequence ATGGCCCTACCCCGCGTAGATCTGCCGCGCTTGATGGCGCACCGTGGGCTCTCTGCCCATGCGCCGGAAAATACCCTCGCCGCAATCCGCGCCGCTCATGCGGCAGGATTCGAATGGGTGGAACTCGACGTGCAACTGCTCGGCGATGGTACGCCGGTGATCTGGCACGATCCGGGAATGCGGCGCTGCTCCGACGGACGAGGCAAGCTATCGAAACTTCGGCTTGAGCAGGCACGCGAGTTTGATGTTGGTGCCTGGTTTGCCGACGGCTTTCGTGGCGAACGCATGGCGACACTCGATGAGACACTGGCAGTGATGGCCGAACTGGGGATGGGCCTCAACCTTGAGCTGAAGGTGGCGCGTGGACGCGACCCCGAGGCCCTCGCGGAATCCGCGATCCCGCGCCTGCTTGAAGCGTTGCCTTACGAACGTCGATTGGTATCCTCGTTCAGCCCCGCCGCTCTGGAGCACTCACGCAGCCTCGCCGATGCTTCAAGTCTGGCGCTTGGAGTGCTCTGCGAATCGCTGCCGCGCGGCTGGCAAGCGCAAGTGGATGCCATCCAGGCCTACAGCATCCACTGCGACTGGAAGCGCCTCAAGGAAAAGCGCGCACGCCAGATCAGCGAAGCCGGTATCGCCCTGCTCTGCTACACCGCCAATGACCCGCTCGCCTTTAAATCACGCTGGGACTGGGGTGTCGCCGGTGTTATCTCCGACGACCCCGGACGCTTCATCGCGGCGGGTATCTCGCAACAGTGA
- a CDS encoding ABC transporter ATP-binding protein, producing the protein MRLHCDALQIDIPDRSLGQALSLTVEPGSRWGILGPNGVGKTTLLHTLAGLRQPADGQVVLGDRPLASWRRRQAAQHVGLVFQERHDDFPATVLETALIGRHPYLRAWHNESAEDIERAHLALKRLGIDHLAQRSLATLSGGERQRVSIATVLTQSPDIWLADEPTNHLDLHHQVEVMALLDEQARHGSAVVMCLHDLNLAARWCDHLLLLYPDGEACWGPRDEMLVTSALERLYDQPLITADIDGVPVFLPRAAAFSSTPFPPASFPSTSFPSAAAQGESHDTTRRGS; encoded by the coding sequence ATGCGCCTGCATTGTGATGCGTTGCAGATCGATATCCCCGACCGCTCTCTGGGCCAGGCGTTGTCACTGACGGTGGAGCCTGGCAGCCGCTGGGGGATTCTCGGGCCCAATGGAGTCGGCAAGACCACACTGTTGCATACGTTGGCGGGGCTGCGTCAACCGGCCGACGGGCAGGTGGTTCTCGGTGACCGGCCGCTGGCCAGTTGGCGGCGGCGTCAGGCGGCGCAACATGTCGGTCTGGTGTTTCAGGAGCGTCATGACGACTTTCCAGCGACGGTGCTGGAGACCGCGCTGATCGGGCGCCATCCATACCTGCGTGCCTGGCACAACGAGAGCGCCGAAGATATCGAGCGTGCTCATCTGGCCCTCAAACGGCTGGGTATCGACCACCTTGCCCAGCGCTCGCTGGCCACGCTGTCCGGTGGTGAGCGTCAGCGAGTCAGTATCGCCACGGTGCTGACGCAATCGCCGGATATCTGGCTGGCCGATGAGCCGACCAATCATCTCGATCTGCATCACCAGGTCGAAGTCATGGCACTGCTCGATGAGCAGGCGCGTCATGGCAGTGCGGTGGTGATGTGCCTGCATGACCTCAATCTCGCCGCGCGCTGGTGCGATCATCTGTTGCTGTTGTACCCCGATGGTGAGGCGTGCTGGGGGCCGCGGGACGAGATGCTGGTGACCAGCGCCCTGGAACGGCTCTATGACCAGCCGTTGATCACCGCGGATATCGATGGTGTGCCGGTATTTCTACCGCGTGCGGCAGCCTTTTCCTCTACACCATTCCCACCCGCATCATTCCCATCCACATCATTCCCATCAGCAGCGGCTCAAGGAGAATCTCATGACACGACCAGACGTGGATCCTGA
- a CDS encoding TonB-dependent receptor domain-containing protein encodes MLRSFTPGRVGILPGLFAAPWLLVAEASAQTSDNNDATITLDPVVVSATLTPRTASQSLASVSVIDKETLRRRDPVSLTDALRGQPGVDMSTNGAFGKNASLYLRGTGSQSALLMIDGIRLRSATNGGPGWQFLDPQMFERIEVVRGPRGALYGADAVGGVVQLFTRDDGGGEPRPSISIGGGSPDGVRGFASLAGESKGTHYQFSASHLNTGGAPVREGGEDKGYDNTSGLVRVAQDLAGGGQLGVIGLRASGNTEYEGGDSDYVQQVAGAFAELPVTGNWTSRVTLSQAQDQLDDYADYGYSRFDTTTHTARWDNTFNIGRHELVAGAEYLEDKVDSSTNFDNDSRDNVAVFTQALLDFEPFSVQAGLRYDDNESYGEEVTGQLALGYQLDSHHTLRGSYGTAFRAPTFNELYYPDYGNPDLNAEDSESWELGVRGQFRNAFWDLALYQTDIEDMIANTRRDGISAPYNVNSARIRGIELSAGIDIDQWSLAAAATYTDPEDRDTGNQLARRATQTLRLDADRQLGDWNLGTSFVAQNHRYNDEANDQRLAGYGSLDLRAGWRFAPGWKARLSVENVFDREYATSSSFEGWDYINPGRTAWLTVGFGE; translated from the coding sequence ATGCTTCGCTCCTTCACCCCCGGCCGTGTCGGCATCTTGCCAGGGCTTTTTGCCGCGCCCTGGCTGCTGGTTGCCGAGGCCAGCGCCCAGACATCCGATAACAACGACGCAACCATCACCCTCGATCCAGTGGTGGTTTCCGCGACCCTTACACCGCGTACTGCCAGCCAGTCGCTGGCCTCGGTCAGTGTTATCGACAAGGAAACGCTGCGCCGTCGTGACCCGGTCAGCCTGACCGATGCGCTGCGCGGTCAGCCAGGCGTTGATATGTCGACCAACGGAGCCTTCGGCAAGAATGCCAGCCTGTATCTGCGCGGCACCGGCAGCCAGTCCGCGCTGTTGATGATCGATGGTATCCGCCTGCGTTCCGCCACCAATGGTGGACCGGGGTGGCAGTTCCTCGATCCGCAGATGTTCGAGCGTATTGAAGTCGTGCGTGGCCCACGTGGTGCACTGTACGGTGCCGATGCGGTGGGTGGTGTGGTGCAGTTGTTCACACGTGATGATGGTGGCGGCGAGCCCAGGCCGAGCATCAGCATTGGCGGTGGTTCGCCCGATGGTGTACGCGGTTTTGCCAGCCTGGCCGGGGAGAGCAAAGGGACCCACTACCAGTTCAGTGCCAGTCATCTCAACACCGGTGGCGCACCGGTGCGTGAAGGTGGGGAAGACAAGGGCTACGACAATACGTCGGGGCTGGTGCGTGTCGCGCAGGACCTCGCTGGCGGCGGACAACTGGGTGTGATTGGCTTGCGGGCCAGCGGTAATACCGAGTATGAGGGTGGCGACTCGGATTATGTACAACAGGTGGCCGGTGCCTTTGCCGAGCTGCCGGTGACCGGCAACTGGACATCGCGAGTGACCCTGAGTCAGGCTCAGGATCAACTCGATGATTACGCTGATTATGGCTACTCTCGTTTCGACACCACTACTCATACCGCGCGTTGGGACAATACCTTCAATATTGGTCGCCATGAGCTGGTGGCTGGTGCGGAGTACCTCGAAGATAAAGTCGACAGTTCCACCAACTTCGACAATGACAGCCGTGACAACGTCGCGGTCTTTACCCAGGCCCTGCTGGATTTCGAGCCCTTCAGCGTACAGGCTGGCCTGCGCTACGATGACAATGAGTCATATGGTGAAGAGGTGACCGGCCAGTTGGCGCTGGGCTATCAGTTGGATTCTCATCACACGCTGCGTGGCAGCTATGGCACCGCCTTCCGTGCCCCGACCTTCAATGAGCTCTATTACCCGGACTATGGCAATCCCGATCTCAATGCCGAAGACTCCGAGAGCTGGGAGCTTGGCGTGCGTGGCCAGTTCCGGAACGCCTTCTGGGATCTCGCGCTGTACCAAACGGATATCGAGGACATGATCGCCAATACCCGGCGCGATGGCATTTCTGCGCCCTATAACGTCAACAGCGCACGCATTCGCGGTATCGAACTGTCGGCGGGTATCGATATCGACCAGTGGAGCCTGGCCGCGGCGGCGACCTATACCGACCCAGAGGATCGCGATACTGGAAACCAGTTGGCTCGGCGTGCGACCCAGACCCTGCGACTGGATGCCGACCGCCAGTTGGGCGATTGGAACCTGGGAACCTCCTTCGTTGCCCAGAACCACCGCTACAACGATGAGGCCAATGACCAGCGCCTGGCGGGTTACGGCAGCCTGGATCTGCGCGCGGGCTGGCGCTTTGCGCCGGGCTGGAAGGCCCGCCTGTCGGTGGAGAATGTCTTCGATCGTGAGTACGCGACCTCGAGTTCTTTCGAAGGCTGGGACTATATCAATCCTGGCCGTACCGCATGGCTGACCGTCGGGTTCGGCGAATAA
- a CDS encoding cobalamin-binding protein: protein MADRRVRRIMVGRQQVRIGLLTLWAAVLPALSYSLTVQAASACVMDDAEQQVCLEHPAQRIVALSPSVTELLFAAGAGDQVVGAVSFSDYPPQAEELPRIGSYDRLDLEALLALEPDLVVAWAGGNPREQIERLGELNIPVFHADADNFEAIATTLEHFGTLAGTSEVAQRAATSLRQNVSELTEHYHDAEPVEVFYEVWESPLMTVNGEHWISRSLALCGGVNVFADQAPLVPRIAEEAVLAADPEAIISGGMGKADSTWLEAWRRYTQMQAVQRDNLFFINPDLVQRATPRLVEGTRALCQHLETVRARR from the coding sequence ATGGCTGACCGTCGGGTTCGGCGAATAATGGTGGGTAGGCAGCAGGTGCGCATCGGGCTATTGACGCTATGGGCCGCCGTGCTGCCTGCCTTGAGCTATTCGCTGACGGTGCAAGCCGCGTCAGCCTGTGTGATGGATGATGCCGAGCAGCAGGTGTGTCTGGAGCATCCTGCCCAGCGTATCGTCGCGCTGTCCCCCAGCGTCACCGAGTTGCTGTTTGCCGCGGGAGCGGGTGATCAGGTGGTGGGGGCGGTGAGTTTCAGTGACTACCCACCTCAGGCCGAGGAGCTACCACGTATCGGTAGTTACGACCGCCTCGATCTGGAGGCGTTGCTGGCGCTGGAGCCTGATCTGGTCGTCGCCTGGGCGGGGGGCAATCCGCGAGAGCAGATCGAGCGGTTGGGCGAGCTGAACATTCCTGTATTCCATGCTGATGCTGACAATTTCGAGGCCATCGCCACGACGCTTGAGCATTTTGGAACTCTCGCCGGAACCAGCGAGGTCGCTCAACGGGCAGCCACCAGTTTGCGTCAGAACGTCAGTGAGCTGACCGAGCATTATCACGATGCCGAGCCGGTGGAGGTGTTCTACGAGGTGTGGGAAAGTCCGTTGATGACCGTCAACGGTGAGCATTGGATCAGTCGTTCACTGGCGCTGTGTGGTGGCGTCAATGTCTTTGCCGATCAGGCTCCGCTAGTGCCGCGGATCGCCGAGGAGGCGGTGTTGGCAGCCGACCCTGAAGCCATCATTAGCGGCGGTATGGGCAAGGCTGACTCCACCTGGCTCGAGGCCTGGCGGCGCTATACGCAGATGCAGGCCGTGCAGCGCGATAACCTGTTCTTCATCAACCCCGATCTGGTACAACGTGCCACCCCTCGCCTGGTCGAGGGCACCCGCGCGCTCTGTCAGCACCTGGAGACCGTACGTGCTCGCCGCTGA
- the azu gene encoding azurin: MKTRKALALRLALATTALAALPFVGASSAMAEEENVAEECALTISSNDQMQFDKSELSVPASCSTVSLTLEHSGTMDKTVMGHNWVLSATDDYEDVAKEGMQAGPEAGYLPADDDRVLAATDVIGGGESTTIEFSTEGLAGKDLTFFCSFPGHYSMMKGTFQVSE, translated from the coding sequence ATGAAGACTCGTAAAGCTCTCGCCTTGCGCCTCGCCCTGGCCACCACAGCTCTGGCCGCTCTACCCTTCGTTGGCGCTTCCTCTGCGATGGCCGAGGAAGAAAACGTCGCGGAAGAGTGCGCGCTGACCATCAGCAGTAACGACCAGATGCAGTTCGACAAGAGTGAGTTGAGCGTTCCGGCCAGTTGCTCGACTGTCAGCCTGACTCTCGAACACAGCGGCACCATGGACAAGACCGTGATGGGCCACAACTGGGTGCTGAGCGCGACTGACGACTATGAAGATGTCGCCAAGGAAGGAATGCAGGCAGGGCCAGAGGCCGGTTATCTGCCCGCCGATGACGACCGTGTACTGGCGGCTACCGATGTAATTGGTGGCGGCGAAAGCACCACCATCGAGTTTTCCACCGAAGGCCTCGCCGGCAAGGACTTGACCTTCTTCTGCTCCTTCCCCGGCCATTACTCAATGATGAAGGGCACTTTCCAGGTCAGCGAGTGA
- a CDS encoding cobyric acid synthase, protein MATLMVQGTTSDAGKSTVVAGLCRALQRRGISVAPFKPQNMALNSAVTAEGGEIGRSTALQAQAAGVAPHTDMNPVLLKPESDRGAQVILAGKAIGSMQALDYHAYKRRARDTVMECWQRLSSRYDVIIAEGAGSPAEVNLREGDIANMGFAEAIDCPVLLVADIDRGGVFAQLCGTLALISASERARIQGLVINRFRGDIGLLEPGLEWLEQREGKPVLGVLSYLQGLMLDAEDSLSLQQRSEGDDEGMLKVVVPVLPRISNHTDLDPLRLHPRVAVSLVGPDQPMPAADVILLPGSKNTRADIEWLRQQGWEQRIQQHLRYGGRVLGICGGFQMLGEWVNDPDGIEGEPGGVAGFGLLQMTTTMAPGKQLRRVSGRLSTATGSCSIHGYEIHNGVSRGAALEQSLMSLEGRIEGAISADGRIVGTYLHGLFDGPDACEALLSLLGLASAERRRIDLDAHREQQLDRLADAIEEQLDMPAILKLVGKSG, encoded by the coding sequence ATGGCGACCTTGATGGTACAGGGAACGACCTCGGATGCAGGCAAGAGCACGGTTGTCGCCGGCTTGTGCCGAGCCTTGCAGAGACGCGGCATCAGCGTGGCACCGTTCAAGCCGCAGAACATGGCGCTCAACAGCGCAGTGACCGCCGAAGGCGGAGAGATCGGCCGTTCGACCGCGCTCCAGGCACAGGCGGCAGGCGTGGCACCCCATACCGATATGAATCCGGTGCTGCTCAAGCCGGAAAGCGACCGTGGTGCCCAGGTGATCCTGGCCGGAAAGGCGATCGGCAGCATGCAGGCGCTGGACTATCACGCCTACAAGCGTCGTGCGCGGGATACGGTGATGGAGTGCTGGCAGCGGTTGTCGAGCCGCTATGACGTGATCATTGCCGAGGGCGCGGGGAGTCCTGCCGAGGTCAACCTGCGTGAAGGCGATATTGCCAACATGGGCTTTGCCGAGGCCATCGACTGCCCGGTATTACTGGTGGCGGATATCGACCGTGGTGGGGTCTTCGCTCAGTTGTGCGGTACCCTGGCGCTGATTTCGGCATCGGAACGCGCACGCATTCAGGGACTGGTAATCAACCGCTTTCGTGGCGATATCGGTCTACTGGAACCCGGCCTTGAATGGCTCGAGCAACGCGAGGGCAAGCCGGTGCTCGGCGTATTGTCGTACCTGCAGGGGCTGATGCTGGATGCCGAAGACAGCCTGTCGCTCCAGCAGCGCAGCGAAGGGGATGACGAGGGGATGCTCAAGGTGGTGGTGCCGGTCCTGCCGCGTATCAGTAACCACACCGACCTTGACCCGCTGCGACTGCACCCGCGGGTAGCGGTATCGCTGGTTGGCCCTGATCAGCCGATGCCTGCTGCTGATGTCATCCTGTTGCCGGGCAGCAAGAACACCCGTGCCGATATCGAGTGGCTGCGCCAACAGGGTTGGGAGCAGCGTATCCAGCAGCATCTGCGCTATGGCGGGAGGGTGTTGGGAATCTGCGGTGGTTTCCAGATGCTGGGTGAATGGGTCAATGATCCCGATGGCATCGAGGGTGAACCGGGAGGTGTCGCCGGTTTTGGTCTGCTGCAGATGACCACGACCATGGCGCCTGGCAAGCAACTGCGTCGCGTCAGCGGTCGTCTATCGACCGCCACAGGCAGCTGCAGTATCCACGGCTATGAGATCCATAACGGTGTCAGCCGTGGTGCGGCGCTGGAACAGTCATTGATGAGCCTCGAGGGACGTATCGAAGGGGCCATCAGTGCAGATGGTCGGATAGTGGGCACCTATCTGCATGGCCTGTTCGATGGCCCGGATGCCTGCGAGGCCTTGTTGTCCCTGCTGGGTCTGGCGTCTGCCGAGCGGCGGCGGATTGATCTCGACGCTCACCGCGAGCAGCAACTGGATCGGCTGGCCGATGCCATTGAAGAACAACTGGATATGCCGGCCATTCTGAAGTTGGTTGGTAAGAGTGGCTGA
- a CDS encoding FecCD family ABC transporter permease: protein MLAADHSRAALQGARFRPLLWLALLGLAAILASLALGSVSLAPSEMLATLVGKGSPLHHTLVWELRLPRALAAFGTGALLALAGALMQVLLRNPLADPYVLGLSGGASVAALLAMLAGLGTALVSASAFVGALVSTLIVFALAHGSGSWTPARLLLTGIVLASGWGAIITFLLAVSPVEQLPGMLYWLMGDMAYAGSPWPVLSVALLSMLVLVPLGRTLNVLARGGLQAAALGVAVRPLEWLLYLAASLATAIAVTTAGSVGFVGLMVPHMLRLRLGADQRLILPASLLAGGALLTFADTLARTVIAPQQLPVGVITALIGVPTFLYLLHRSRS, encoded by the coding sequence GTGCTCGCCGCTGATCATTCCCGTGCCGCTCTGCAGGGCGCGCGCTTCAGGCCGCTACTATGGCTGGCGCTGCTGGGCCTCGCGGCCATTCTGGCGTCGCTGGCGTTGGGCAGTGTCAGTCTGGCACCCAGCGAGATGCTGGCCACGCTGGTCGGCAAGGGCAGCCCATTGCACCATACGCTGGTGTGGGAGCTGCGCTTACCACGTGCGCTGGCCGCGTTCGGCACTGGTGCCTTGTTGGCTCTGGCAGGCGCCTTGATGCAGGTATTGTTGCGTAATCCGTTGGCCGATCCCTATGTGCTGGGGCTGTCCGGCGGGGCGTCGGTGGCGGCGTTGCTGGCAATGCTGGCCGGTCTGGGCACAGCCCTGGTCTCGGCGTCGGCCTTCGTCGGAGCGCTGGTGTCGACGCTGATTGTTTTCGCCCTCGCCCACGGTAGCGGCAGTTGGACGCCAGCTCGCCTGCTGTTGACGGGTATCGTCCTGGCATCTGGTTGGGGGGCAATCATCACCTTCCTGCTCGCCGTCAGTCCGGTTGAGCAGCTGCCGGGCATGCTTTACTGGCTGATGGGCGACATGGCTTATGCTGGCAGCCCCTGGCCGGTACTCAGCGTTGCCCTGTTGAGCATGCTGGTGCTGGTGCCATTGGGGCGCACACTCAACGTGCTGGCGCGCGGCGGGTTACAGGCCGCGGCGCTGGGTGTGGCGGTACGCCCGCTGGAATGGTTGTTGTATCTGGCTGCCAGCCTGGCCACTGCGATTGCGGTGACGACTGCCGGGAGCGTGGGATTTGTCGGACTGATGGTGCCGCATATGCTGCGGCTTCGCCTCGGGGCCGATCAGCGGTTGATTCTGCCGGCCTCGTTGCTGGCCGGTGGCGCACTGCTGACCTTTGCCGACACTCTCGCGCGTACGGTGATCGCGCCACAGCAGCTGCCGGTGGGCGTGATTACTGCATTGATCGGCGTGCCGACCTTTCTGTATCTGCTGCACCGTAGCCGGAGTTGA
- the cobO gene encoding cob(I)yrinic acid a,c-diamide adenosyltransferase: MTRPDVDPERHAQRMAHRQRVMRERIARADREQGVLLVLTGPGKGKSSSAFGMVARALGHGMKVAIVQFIKGAFATGEAAFFRNQSGVSFHVMGEGYTWDTQDRERDICAAEEAWQQVRKVLKDPEVQLVVLDELNIALRHGYLDLDQVLDDLQARPPMQHVVVTGRNAPQPLVELADTVTDMRVVKHAFKDQGIKAQKGVEL, translated from the coding sequence ATGACACGACCAGACGTGGATCCTGAACGCCACGCCCAACGCATGGCCCACCGACAGCGAGTCATGCGTGAACGCATTGCCCGTGCCGATCGCGAACAGGGCGTGCTGTTGGTACTCACCGGCCCCGGCAAGGGCAAGAGTTCGTCGGCATTCGGCATGGTTGCCAGAGCCTTGGGACATGGCATGAAAGTCGCCATCGTACAGTTCATCAAGGGCGCTTTTGCCACCGGCGAAGCAGCTTTCTTCCGCAACCAGTCCGGTGTCAGCTTCCATGTCATGGGCGAGGGCTACACCTGGGATACCCAGGACCGTGAGCGTGATATTTGTGCCGCCGAGGAGGCCTGGCAGCAGGTGCGCAAGGTGCTCAAGGACCCCGAGGTGCAACTGGTGGTGCTCGATGAGTTGAACATTGCCCTGCGCCATGGCTATCTCGACCTCGATCAGGTGCTCGATGACCTGCAGGCGCGCCCGCCGATGCAGCATGTGGTGGTCACCGGTCGCAACGCCCCTCAGCCACTTGTCGAACTGGCCGATACCGTGACCGATATGCGAGTGGTCAAGCATGCCTTCAAGGATCAGGGCATCAAGGCCCAGAAGGGAGTCGAGCTGTAG
- a CDS encoding LysE family translocator yields the protein MFANVMSLEVWLSFVAASLVLVASPGPAVALMVSTGISRGRRAALSLIPGYFIGDLTAMVLSFAGLGALLMTSAKLFVLLKWLGAVYLIYLGWRMWRESHQLNNAEPATAGTKNLSAQAFLVSVLNPKSLLFFLAFMPQFLDPAAPAIPQLIILGMTFLCLGLINDIGYALLASSGGKLLSSPIQRLMHRAGGVCMVGAGMATAMLRRP from the coding sequence ATGTTCGCCAATGTCATGTCACTGGAAGTCTGGCTGTCCTTTGTCGCCGCTTCGCTGGTGCTGGTCGCTTCTCCCGGCCCCGCCGTGGCTTTGATGGTCAGTACCGGTATATCCCGTGGACGACGTGCGGCTCTGTCACTCATCCCCGGTTACTTCATCGGTGACCTGACCGCCATGGTGTTGTCCTTCGCCGGTCTTGGCGCACTGCTGATGACCTCGGCCAAGCTGTTTGTGCTGCTCAAATGGCTCGGCGCCGTGTATCTGATCTATCTTGGCTGGCGTATGTGGCGCGAATCCCACCAGCTGAACAATGCAGAGCCAGCAACGGCCGGCACGAAGAACCTCAGCGCCCAGGCGTTCCTGGTCAGCGTACTCAACCCCAAGTCATTGCTGTTCTTCCTTGCCTTCATGCCACAGTTCCTTGATCCGGCAGCACCCGCCATTCCCCAGCTCATTATTCTGGGCATGACCTTCCTCTGTCTGGGGTTGATCAACGACATTGGCTACGCTCTGCTTGCATCCAGTGGCGGCAAACTGCTCAGCAGCCCGATTCAGCGGTTGATGCATCGCGCTGGCGGTGTATGCATGGTGGGGGCAGGCATGGCAACCGCTATGCTGCGTAGACCATGA
- a CDS encoding bifunctional adenosylcobinamide kinase/adenosylcobinamide-phosphate guanylyltransferase, with translation MQLFLGGACAGKRDCVRQRFPLAHWLTAGQALDRGAEVDELPLVIDGWLDWLAEQLREHDDETLRKYWQAGLNLWSRVSSGENESRTEIILIVPEVGRGIVPLESEQRRLRDLAGWLAQDAACVAQQVWYVRHGLVRCLKSSLSNP, from the coding sequence ATGCAGCTCTTCCTTGGCGGTGCCTGCGCCGGCAAGCGAGATTGCGTAAGGCAACGTTTTCCCTTGGCACATTGGCTAACCGCCGGACAGGCTCTGGATCGAGGCGCGGAGGTTGACGAACTGCCGCTGGTGATCGACGGCTGGCTGGACTGGTTGGCTGAACAATTACGGGAACATGATGACGAGACACTACGCAAATATTGGCAGGCTGGACTGAACCTTTGGTCTCGGGTGTCATCTGGCGAGAATGAAAGCAGGACTGAGATCATTCTGATCGTACCGGAGGTCGGGCGAGGCATCGTCCCGCTTGAGTCCGAGCAGCGGCGGCTGAGGGATCTGGCCGGCTGGCTGGCCCAGGACGCCGCATGTGTGGCGCAGCAAGTGTGGTATGTACGCCATGGACTGGTCCGTTGTCTCAAGTCATCTCTTTCTAACCCGTGA